One Monomorium pharaonis isolate MP-MQ-018 chromosome 4, ASM1337386v2, whole genome shotgun sequence DNA segment encodes these proteins:
- the LOC105839633 gene encoding DNA-directed RNA polymerase III subunit RPC8 isoform X1, translated as MFVLAEFKDTVRIQPINFKQKLNDVIANELNRKLANKVYKDVGLCITLYDITKIEESYIFPGDGASHTKVTFRFIVFRPWMEEILIGKIRSCSPEGVHVTLGFFEDIVIPPHKLQHPSHFDQMEQAWLWKYKTDDGKTHDLFMDAGEVIRFRIVKEIFTEVPLLSAPNASRDLSEKPEANNVAPYILHVCLQILNVVLSVMLLVLTLIRYFVGIN; from the exons ATGTTTGTGCTGGCGGAATTCAAAGATACTGTTAGAATACAACCAATTAACTTTAAACAGAAACTGAACGATGTTATTGCTAAcgaattaaatagaaaactCGCTAATAAA GTGTACAAAGATGTAGGCCTTTGCATCACATTATACGATATTACGAAGATCGAAGAATCGTACATTTTTCCAGGAGACGGAGCTTCTCACACAAAAGTGACATTTAGATTTATTGTGTTTCGTCCATGGAtggaagaaatattaataggAAAGATTCGTAGTTGTAGTCCAGAGGGTGTACATG ttaCATTAGGATTTTTTGAAGATATAGTCATACCACCTCACAAGTTGCAACATCCATCACATTTTGATCAAATGGAACAAGCATGGCTTTGGAAATACAAGACTGATGATGGAAAAACACATGACCTATTTATGGATGCAG GAGAGGTTATACGATTTAGAATAGTAAAAGAAATCTTTACAGAAGTTCCTTTACTATCGGCACCTAATGCATCTCGCGATCTAAGTGAAAAGCCAGAAGCTAATAACGTTGCGCCATATATTTTACACGTGTGTTTACAAATTCTTAATGTGGTGTTATCAGTCATGCTTTtagttttaacattaataagatattttgtaGGGATCAATTGA
- the LOC105833302 gene encoding actin-related protein 2/3 complex subunit 1A-A isoform X1, with amino-acid sequence MTEVHNLGVDAISCHAWNRDRTEVAICPNNNEIQVHKRTSSGWKLLETFEEHHMTVMGIDWAPKTNRIVTCSADKNAYVWTQKEDGKWDPAWVLLRINRAATCVKWSPLENKFAVGSGGRVIAVCYFVSENNWWLCKHIKRPLRSTVTTVDWHPDNKVLVAGSTDYKVRVFSAFISDMEDAPGTSSWGQSNTLGTLLAEFPNTPNGGGWIHSVAFSPCGNKICWVAHNSSICVADATKGNAVMRLYTEHLPFLSCIWIGSSNIVAAGHSCMPMLYSVDDNGQIYFVSKLDNTQKKEIAGLSAMRKFQSLDRQARNETNDNALDSVHQNTINCVRRVSDHEFSTSSLDGQLVVWDLKLLENSIAGLKIA; translated from the exons ATGACGGAGGTCCATAACTTGGGTGTCGATGCCATCAGTTGTCACGCATGGAACAGGGACAGAACCG AAGTTGCTATATGTCCGAACAACAATGAGATCCAGGTGCACAAACGTACTTCTTCTGGATGGAAATTACTGGAGACCTTCGAGGAACATCACATGACCGTTATGGGAATTGACTGGGCACCAAAGACCAATCGCATAGTCACCTGTTCCGCAGACAAGAACGCCTATGTGTGGACGCAGAAAGAAGATGGCAAGTGGGATCCCGCTTGggttctcttgcgaataaatcgAGCTGCTACTTGTGTAAAATGGTCTCCTCTAG aaaataaatttgcggTGGGCTCAGGGGGACGAGTTATAGCTGTTTGTTACTTTGTATCAGAGAATAATTGGTGGTTATGCAAACATATTAAACGTCCATTGAGGTCTACGGTAACTACCGTTGACTGGCATCCAGACAACAAGGTTTTGGTCGCTGGATCGACAGATTATAAGGTCCGTGTCTTCAGTGCATTTATCAGTGATATGGAGGATGCTCCTGGTACTAGTTCTTGGGGGCAAAGTAATACCTTGGGAACATTGTTGGCAGAGTTTCCTAATACACCTAATGGag GTGGCTGGATACATTCAGTTGCTTTCAGCCCATGTGGCAATAAAATCTGTTGGGTAGCACACAATTCATCAATATGTGTCGCTGATGCTACTAAAGGAAACGCAGTCATGAGACTGTATACAGAGCATTTACCATTTTTAAGTTGCATTTGGATAGGTTCTAGTAACATTGTTGCCGCT GGGCATAGCTGTATGCCAATGTTGTATTCTGTAGATGACAAtggacaaatatattttgtttcaaagCTGGACAACAcgcaaaaaaaggaaattgcCGGATTATCCGCTATGCGAAAGTTCCAGTCGTTAGATCGACAAGCGAGGAACGAGACGAACGATAATGCTTTGGATAGTGTGCATCAAAACACAATCAATTGTGTTCGCCGGGTATCTGATCATGAATTTAGCACAAGCAGTTTAGACGGCCAACTCGTAGTTTGGGACTTGAAG CTTTTAGAGAATTCCATTGCTGGTCTCAAGATAGCGTaa
- the LOC105839633 gene encoding DNA-directed RNA polymerase III subunit RPC8 isoform X2, with product MFVLAEFKDTVRIQPINFKQKLNDVIANELNRKLANKVYKDVGLCITLYDITKIEESYIFPGDGASHTKVTFRFIVFRPWMEEILIGKIRSCSPEGVHVTLGFFEDIVIPPHKLQHPSHFDQMEQAWLWKYKTDDGKTHDLFMDAGEVIRFRIVKEIFTEVPLLSAPNASRDLSEKPEANNVAPYILHGSIDEPGLGLLTWWQNA from the exons ATGTTTGTGCTGGCGGAATTCAAAGATACTGTTAGAATACAACCAATTAACTTTAAACAGAAACTGAACGATGTTATTGCTAAcgaattaaatagaaaactCGCTAATAAA GTGTACAAAGATGTAGGCCTTTGCATCACATTATACGATATTACGAAGATCGAAGAATCGTACATTTTTCCAGGAGACGGAGCTTCTCACACAAAAGTGACATTTAGATTTATTGTGTTTCGTCCATGGAtggaagaaatattaataggAAAGATTCGTAGTTGTAGTCCAGAGGGTGTACATG ttaCATTAGGATTTTTTGAAGATATAGTCATACCACCTCACAAGTTGCAACATCCATCACATTTTGATCAAATGGAACAAGCATGGCTTTGGAAATACAAGACTGATGATGGAAAAACACATGACCTATTTATGGATGCAG GAGAGGTTATACGATTTAGAATAGTAAAAGAAATCTTTACAGAAGTTCCTTTACTATCGGCACCTAATGCATCTCGCGATCTAAGTGAAAAGCCAGAAGCTAATAACGTTGCGCCATATATTTTACAC GGATCAATTGATGAACCTGGCTTGGGATTACTTACCTGGTGGcaaaatgcataa
- the LOC105836311 gene encoding F-box/LRR-repeat protein 16: MSSISAQGVVERASAELTKRINGLGLRTSKHHGSGKTSVMERVTNVFCGGSGSVAYMNLQSANNANATPDKPSRSAAQTINNVPAGNNKERLNNVTPSRTRIPRNKMKITVPLASGGTGGYLPPTTWEQLMQDDNFLGRFFLYFNATERRILAQVCTRWRDVLYARPRLWTGLVPVVRCREARAMQSNARTRLYASLVRRGFDSLVLLSATDEDIPELTRGFPLAQRYVHSLSLRCCAITDRGLEALLDHLQALYELELAGCNEITEAGLWACLTPRIVSLSLSDCINVADEAVGAVAQLLPSLYEFSLQAYHVTDAALGYFSAKQSSALTILKLQSCWELTNHGVVNIVHSLPNLTVLSLSGCSKVTDDGVELIAENLPRLRSLDLSWCSRITDAALEYIACDLNNLEELTLDRCVHITDIGVGYISTMVSLNALFLRWCSQLRDFGLQHLCVMRSLQVLSVAGCPLLTSSGLSSLIQLRHLHELELTNCPGTSRELFDYLHEHLPRCLIIE, encoded by the exons ATGTCTTCGATATCGGCACAGGGCGTCGTCGAGCGTGCCAGCGCCGAACTGACCAAACGCATCAACGGCCTGGGATTGCGCACATCGAAGCATCATG GGAGTGGCAAGACCAGTGTTATGGAACGTGTGACAAACGTTTTCTGCGGCGGCAGTGGTAGCGTCGCTTATATGAATTTACAAAGCGCAAATAATGCAAATGCAACACCCGATAAGCCCAGCCGAAGTGCCGCACAGACCATTAACAACGTGCCAGCGGGCAACAATAAGGAACGCTTGAATAATGTCACCCCGAGCAGAACTAGAATACCTAGAAACAAGATGAAAATAACCGTTCCTCTGGCCAGTGGAGGAACCGGCGGCTACTTGCCACCGACTACGTGGGAACAGTTAATGCAAGACGATAATTTCCTCGGACGATTCTTTCTCTACTTTAACGCTACAGAAAGAAGAATTTTGGCTCAA GTTTGCACGAGATGGAGAGACGTTCTGTATGCAAGACCGCGTCTTTGGACAGGGCTGGTGCCAGTGGTGCGATGCCGTGAGGCACGTGCTATGCAATCAAACGCACGTACCCGACTTTACGCTTCTCTAGTAAGAAGAGGTTTTGATTCTTTAGTTCTCCTAAGTGCGACAGATGAAGATATTCCAGAATTAACACGCGGTTTTCCGTTGGCACAACGATACGTGCACTCTCTATCATTGCGGTGTTGTGCGATAACGGATAGAGGTCTCGAGGCTCTCTTAGATCATTTGCAG gcTTTGTACGAGCTTGAATTAGCTGGGTGCAACGAGATTACAGAGGCCGGTCTGTGGGCATGTCTTACCCCCAGAATAGTGTCGTTGTCTTTGTCGGATTGCATCAATGTCGCTGACGAGGCTGTCGGTGCTGTGGCTCAGCTGTTGCCAAGCCTTTATGAGTTTTCTCTGCAAGCTTATCACGTTACTGATGCTGCACTTGGTTATTTCAGTGCAAAACAAAGCAGTGCACTCACCATCTTGAAGCTGCAATCTTGCTGGGAGCTCACAAATCATGGCGTAGTAAATATTG taCATTCCTTGCCCAATCTGACTGTACTGTCGCTTTCCGGATGCAGTAAAGTAACAGATGATGGCGTTGAACTAATCGCGGAAAACTTACCAAGACTTCGTTCCTTAGATCTCAGCTGGTGCTCAAGGATTACAGACGCAGCCTTAGAATATATCGCCTgtgatttgaataatttagaaGAACTCACATTAGATAg GTGTGTACACATTACTGATATCGGTGTCGGTTACATTTCCACGATGGTTTCGTTGAATGCTTTGTTTTTGAGATGGTGTTCACAACTGAGAGATTTTGGACTTCAACACTTATGTGTAATGAGATCTTTACAAGTGTTATCCGTGGCAG GTTGTCCATTGCTCACAAGTAGTGGTTTATCTAGTCTGATACAGCTTCGACACTTACACGAGTTAGAACTAACTAATTGTCCAGGAACGTCACGAGAACTGTTTGACTATTTACATGAACATCTACCACGTTGCCTAATCATCGaataa
- the LOC105833302 gene encoding actin-related protein 2/3 complex subunit 1A-A isoform X2, with protein sequence MTEVHNLGVDAISCHAWNRDRTVAICPNNNEIQVHKRTSSGWKLLETFEEHHMTVMGIDWAPKTNRIVTCSADKNAYVWTQKEDGKWDPAWVLLRINRAATCVKWSPLENKFAVGSGGRVIAVCYFVSENNWWLCKHIKRPLRSTVTTVDWHPDNKVLVAGSTDYKVRVFSAFISDMEDAPGTSSWGQSNTLGTLLAEFPNTPNGGGWIHSVAFSPCGNKICWVAHNSSICVADATKGNAVMRLYTEHLPFLSCIWIGSSNIVAAGHSCMPMLYSVDDNGQIYFVSKLDNTQKKEIAGLSAMRKFQSLDRQARNETNDNALDSVHQNTINCVRRVSDHEFSTSSLDGQLVVWDLKLLENSIAGLKIA encoded by the exons ATGACGGAGGTCCATAACTTGGGTGTCGATGCCATCAGTTGTCACGCATGGAACAGGGACAGAACCG TTGCTATATGTCCGAACAACAATGAGATCCAGGTGCACAAACGTACTTCTTCTGGATGGAAATTACTGGAGACCTTCGAGGAACATCACATGACCGTTATGGGAATTGACTGGGCACCAAAGACCAATCGCATAGTCACCTGTTCCGCAGACAAGAACGCCTATGTGTGGACGCAGAAAGAAGATGGCAAGTGGGATCCCGCTTGggttctcttgcgaataaatcgAGCTGCTACTTGTGTAAAATGGTCTCCTCTAG aaaataaatttgcggTGGGCTCAGGGGGACGAGTTATAGCTGTTTGTTACTTTGTATCAGAGAATAATTGGTGGTTATGCAAACATATTAAACGTCCATTGAGGTCTACGGTAACTACCGTTGACTGGCATCCAGACAACAAGGTTTTGGTCGCTGGATCGACAGATTATAAGGTCCGTGTCTTCAGTGCATTTATCAGTGATATGGAGGATGCTCCTGGTACTAGTTCTTGGGGGCAAAGTAATACCTTGGGAACATTGTTGGCAGAGTTTCCTAATACACCTAATGGag GTGGCTGGATACATTCAGTTGCTTTCAGCCCATGTGGCAATAAAATCTGTTGGGTAGCACACAATTCATCAATATGTGTCGCTGATGCTACTAAAGGAAACGCAGTCATGAGACTGTATACAGAGCATTTACCATTTTTAAGTTGCATTTGGATAGGTTCTAGTAACATTGTTGCCGCT GGGCATAGCTGTATGCCAATGTTGTATTCTGTAGATGACAAtggacaaatatattttgtttcaaagCTGGACAACAcgcaaaaaaaggaaattgcCGGATTATCCGCTATGCGAAAGTTCCAGTCGTTAGATCGACAAGCGAGGAACGAGACGAACGATAATGCTTTGGATAGTGTGCATCAAAACACAATCAATTGTGTTCGCCGGGTATCTGATCATGAATTTAGCACAAGCAGTTTAGACGGCCAACTCGTAGTTTGGGACTTGAAG CTTTTAGAGAATTCCATTGCTGGTCTCAAGATAGCGTaa